The Beijerinckiaceae bacterium genome has a window encoding:
- a CDS encoding MFS transporter: MRHEYSLDALNFFLADVRQGLGPYLAIYLLTERHWAEDQIGLVMSIAAVSGLIVQAPAGALIDVSHAKRAMIVASALVVTGASIILPFMSSFVLVAGSQAAAGAAEAFFAPTVAAITMGLLGSRAFTRRIGRNESFNHAGNAFAATLAGVCAWMWGPIVVFYLLAAMALLSIVSVLTIDANAIDYDRARGLRDGPSASHDKPSGLSVLMSSRSLMIFCFCCVIFHLANAAMLPLVGQKLALQDRNQGTALMSACIVAAQIVMVPMAVLVGRRADIWGRKPLFLAGFAILSLRGFLYPLSDDRYWLFAVQSLDGVGAGLYGALFPLIVADLTRGTGHFNLAQGAVITAQGIGAALSTALAGLVVVHAGYSAAFLVLAGIAAAGFLLYFFGMPETRDLAEGEPDQIATAAQTR, encoded by the coding sequence ATGCGCCATGAATATTCGCTTGATGCCCTGAATTTTTTCCTGGCGGATGTTCGCCAGGGGCTTGGACCCTATCTGGCGATCTACCTCCTAACTGAGCGGCACTGGGCGGAAGATCAAATCGGCCTCGTGATGTCGATTGCCGCAGTCTCCGGCCTGATCGTCCAGGCTCCTGCGGGCGCCTTGATTGACGTGAGCCATGCCAAAAGAGCGATGATTGTCGCCTCCGCCCTGGTTGTGACTGGCGCCTCGATCATCCTTCCTTTCATGTCTTCCTTTGTGCTCGTCGCTGGATCGCAAGCGGCGGCCGGTGCGGCGGAAGCTTTCTTCGCGCCGACGGTTGCCGCAATCACCATGGGACTCCTGGGATCCCGGGCGTTTACGCGCCGTATAGGCCGCAATGAGTCGTTCAATCATGCCGGCAATGCGTTTGCCGCGACGCTTGCGGGGGTTTGTGCCTGGATGTGGGGGCCGATCGTGGTCTTCTATCTTTTGGCCGCCATGGCTTTGCTTTCGATCGTGAGCGTCCTCACCATTGACGCCAATGCGATCGACTATGATCGCGCCCGTGGCCTTCGCGACGGCCCTTCCGCATCGCATGATAAGCCTTCTGGTCTCAGCGTGCTCATGAGCAGCCGAAGCCTCATGATCTTTTGCTTTTGCTGCGTGATTTTTCATCTTGCCAATGCTGCCATGCTGCCGCTGGTCGGTCAAAAATTGGCTTTGCAGGACAGGAACCAAGGCACCGCCCTTATGTCGGCTTGTATCGTCGCAGCTCAGATCGTCATGGTGCCTATGGCAGTGCTGGTCGGGCGAAGGGCGGATATTTGGGGCCGCAAGCCTTTATTTCTCGCTGGATTCGCCATTCTGTCCTTGCGCGGCTTTCTCTACCCTCTGTCGGATGATCGCTATTGGCTGTTTGCGGTCCAATCTCTCGATGGAGTTGGGGCAGGACTTTATGGTGCACTTTTTCCTCTCATCGTCGCGGATCTGACGCGCGGAACCGGCCATTTCAATCTGGCCCAAGGAGCCGTGATTACCGCGCAAGGCATTGGCGCTGCGCTTAGCACAGCTTTGGCCGGACTCGTCGTGGTACACGCGGGCTATTCCGCCGCATTTCTCGTTTTGGCCGGTATAGCAGCCGCAGGATTTCTTTTGTATTTTTTCGGCATGCCGGAAACACGTGACCTTGCCGAAGGGGAACCGGACCAAATCGCTACTGCGGCTCAAACCCGATGA
- a CDS encoding septation inhibitor protein, giving the protein MVIYRRVRATLYPLLLYFISGSVGGYFVWHAVNGERGLKTKDEYEHKIATLREELQVLKSEHELWTHRNELLSGRAIDRDLLDEEARALLGRVSRNDLVVFLPKPPR; this is encoded by the coding sequence ATGGTCATTTACAGGCGCGTTCGCGCAACGCTTTACCCTTTGCTCCTTTATTTCATATCCGGCTCCGTCGGCGGTTATTTTGTTTGGCATGCCGTGAACGGCGAGCGTGGACTCAAAACCAAGGATGAATACGAACATAAAATCGCAACGCTGCGCGAAGAATTGCAGGTTTTGAAGTCCGAGCATGAATTATGGACTCATAGAAATGAATTATTGTCCGGCCGGGCGATCGATCGGGATCTTTTGGACGAGGAGGCCCGCGCGCTGCTCGGGCGCGTCAGCCGCAACGATCTTGTCGTGTTTCTGCCGAAGCCGCCGAGATGA